In one window of Nitrospirota bacterium DNA:
- a CDS encoding DUF3365 domain-containing protein, protein MQVIIISIVFMISFFSLPVHAQEETGSKKPGAISAADEIIQMRSTLAQNFIKPDMEITEETFKNVCGAVAKRVKEIMEKDGYKIRHASAKNRNPVNAATPEEIVILDTFDHNREIKGQWDEVETGGKKFQMYMKPIFVEDACLACHGAKDKRPQFIVDKYPEDRAYDFRTGDLRGMVEVMFGEN, encoded by the coding sequence ATGCAAGTGATAATTATTTCAATAGTGTTTATGATTTCATTTTTTTCTCTTCCTGTTCATGCCCAGGAAGAGACTGGAAGCAAGAAGCCCGGTGCAATCTCTGCTGCTGATGAAATCATACAGATGCGGAGCACACTTGCTCAAAACTTCATCAAACCAGATATGGAGATTACTGAAGAGACATTTAAGAATGTCTGCGGTGCGGTTGCCAAAAGGGTGAAGGAAATCATGGAGAAGGATGGATACAAGATAAGACATGCCTCTGCTAAAAACAGAAACCCTGTAAATGCGGCGACACCGGAGGAGATTGTTATCCTCGACACCTTTGACCACAACAGGGAAATCAAAGGTCAATGGGATGAAGTTGAAACCGGCGGTAAAAAATTTCAGATGTATATGAAGCCCATATTTGTCGAAGATGCCTGCCTCGCCTGTCATGGGGCAAAGGACAAGAGACCCCAATTTATCGTTGACAAATATCCAGAAGACAGGGCGTATGACTTCAGGACAGGAGACCTCAGGGGTATGGTTGAAGTCATGTTCGGAGAAAATTGA